One Falsiruegeria litorea R37 genomic window, GGCGGACTGCGCTTTATGGTCACTTTGGTCTGGATATCGAAGGGGCCAACGGGGGTCTTATTCGCGTCGATGACATCGAGATTACCGACATCACCAACGTCTTCTTGCGGGACATGATCGGCATCGTCGATGTGCGCGACTTTGGCGCGGTCGGCAACGGATCGACCGATGACTCGGCCGCATTCGAGGCGGCTGACGCAGCCGCCAACGGTCGAACCGTGTTTGTACCCGAAGGCACATACCATCTGGCGCAGAGTGTGACGTTCGATTCCGAAGTGACGTTCGAAGGCACGGTGACCATGCCCACGGACCGGATGTTGATTCTGACCAAGAACTTTGACCTGCCGAATTACATTGACGCGTTTGGAAACGAAGAGCTGGCCTTCAAGAAGGCATTCCAAGCCTTGCTGAACAATGTCGACCACGAGAGCCTGGATCTTGGCGGGCGCAAGGTGGCCGTGACTGGCCCTATCGACATGCAAGCAGCAGTGCCCAACAAAACCAGTTATGCAACCCGGCGTGTGATCCGAAACGGTCAGTTGGAAGCGCAAAGTAGCGCGGCTTGGGATACGCAGGTTTACACTTCGCAGGCGACTTATGATCCGTCGAATGCCACGCGACTGACAAATGTTGCCAATGTCGCGAACATTCCTGTGGGTTCCCTGGTTCGGGGCAACGGTGTTGGCCGCGAGGTTTATGTGCGTTCCAAAGATGTCGGGGCGGGAGAAATCACCCTGACTGCGGGGCTTTATGATGCGGCGGGCACGCAGAACTTTGCGTTTCACGAGTTCAAGTACATGTTGGATTTCCGCGGCTTTAGCCAGCTGTCCAAATTCGCGATGACCGACATCGAGTTCCAGTGCAACAGCCGTTGCAGCGGTATTCGTCTGGCGCCATCCGGTATTGGTTTCAATCTGCGGGATTGCTTTGTCAGCCGTCCAAAAGACCGTGGCGTGACATCCAGCGGGTGGGGGTGTCAGGGGATGCTGATCGACCGGTGTCAGTTCTTGTCGGCTGAAGAGAACAAGAACGTTGCGGATCGTGTGTCCATTGCGGTGAATGCAAACGCCAACGATGTGAAGCTGCGCGACAACCGTGTGACCAAGTTCTTGCACTTCGCGGTTTTGTCTGGCGCGAACTCTTTGGTTCTGGGGAACCATTTCTTCCAAGGGGATTCGGTGTCCGGTGGGATCAGGTCCGCTGGTCTGGTCATCGTCGGCACCTATACCAGCTCGGCCGTGGCGGGGAACTATATCGACAACTGCTTTATCGAGTGGACCAACGAGCACGATTCGACGCCGGATTTCGTGACAGGGTTTTCCTACAGCGCGTTGAGCATTACCGACAATATCTTCTTGTGTGGCGATGTTGCGTCCTGGTTCAGCTATATTGTCGTGCGCCCCTATGGCACTGGACACTTCTTGAATGGTGTTTCGGTGACAGGAAACAAGTTCCGGTCCATCAATGGGTCAATCGACCGAGCTGAAAGGGTGGATACCAGTTTTTCGAACTTGAATTTCAGCCGCAGCACGAATGTGCATTTTGAAGGCAATACCTATCACGGTATTTCCAAGAAAAGTGCGAACCCCTTGCGCATCCGGCACGATCAGAACTCGGCATCGCAAACTTGGGTTATCGATCCAGATGGAGAGTTGCCTTTTGGTGGGCGTGCGCGAGGTGTGGACAGCGTGGTGCCGTTCAACGCGTTGGTGAATGGCTCGGGCAGTACACGTTATGCGACCCCCTATGTCCAATTGGAACGTGGGAGCAACGGCGATCAAGTGCATCTGGTGTTTGAGGAGGCCGTTCAGGGGACTGCGGCAGTGCAGGTGCGCATCGACAAGTAAGTTTCAGACAAGGGGCCGTTTTGGCGGCCCCTCTTTTCCTTTGGTGCAATCAAAACTCTCGCCACAATGCGATTTTCAGGCCGACCCCCTTGGGATAGGCAGATCTGCGCTCCAGCCCGATTTGCCATCGCGTGTTGTTTTTGCCTGTGATCAAAACGGATGGTGTGACGGACCAGTGAAATTCAGAGTCGCCAAAGTAGGCCGTTTCGATCTGCAGCATGGGGTTGATCCGGCGATCCGAGGATAGTCCAACTGTGGCGTCGAGCTTGTAAAACGGATCGTTTGTGCGCAGGCGGTGTTCAAATGCAAAGTCGACGGCGAGCCACCCGTAGCCCCATTTGGTATTCAGGCTGCGCCCATATGACAGTCCGACTTTGTACATCGGGTGCCATTGGTTTTGAAAATGATGGCCGCCGCCACCGAATTCAAAGGCAAAGCGCCCACTTTTTCCAAGATCAGCAACAGGAACCCGGGCAAAGATCAGAGCGTGTCCTGTCAGGCCAGGGCGTTCGTTCAGATCGACACCGACCGTCAGATTGGGGGTCAGACCCCATTCCCCGTAAACGGCAGACTTGAAATCAAAGCTGTCCGAGGGATTGTAAATCGTTCCAGTGAGCGACAGGAAGCCGGCGTCCTTGTCGCGCAGCCAAGCACCTGCGCTGGCTGGCTGAGCCGCGCATAAACTGAGCAGAAGAATTGCCAGGATGCGACCCATCACGTGCCCTCCGGTTATAGTTTCGTAAACCTTAGTTAACGAGGAGTTACCAGACGGTCGCATTGTGAAATTTTTGCATTGCGGCATTGCTGCATTGGGGTATGCTGCGATGCAGCGAAATCAGGAGCGCCCCTTGGGACATGTCATAACCATAGCGCAGCAAAAAGGTGGCTCCGGCAAGACCACGATGGCCGTCAACCTGGCCGTTGCCTTTGCCAAGGCAGGGAAGTCCGTGGCTCTGATGGACACCGATCCACAAGGCAGCGCAGGGCGCTGGTTCATGACCCGGCTTGAGGCCACGGATAATGACCCCGGTCTGGAATTTTCCACCGCCTCGGCCTGGGGGGTGACCTATGAGGTGCGCAAGTTGGCTGAGGCGCATGACATCGTCCTGATCGACACGCCACCCAAGGCCGACAGCGATTTGCGGCCAGCGATGCGGGCCTCGGACCTGGTGCTGATCCCGGTGGCGACCTCGCATTTGGATTTGTGGGCAGTGGAAATGGTCCTGTATCTGGCTGATCGCGAAAGCAAACCGGCGATGATGGTGATGACACGGGCCCGTGCCGGCACGCGTCTGGATGCCGAAGTGACCGAAAAGGCGCGCGAGCTTGAGGCGGATGTGGCCCAATCCCAATTGGCCAATCGGGTCGTTTATGCCGAAACCTTGGGGCAGGGGCGCACGGTTTCAGAATCCTCCAATCGCACGGCCAAGGCAGAAGTCACTGGATTGATGCAAGAAATCGAGGGCGTCCTGAAGAACCTGTGATAGGCTGGTGGAGACTCAAGGAGGATCCGCATGCCAAACATTTCGAAAGCCGCCCAGGTCCAAACCGTCATCACCACTTTTGAAATGACGCCTGGCACCTGTCAGGATCTGCTCGAAGCGCTGACAGACGCCTATGCCGACTTCATCTCAAAGCAGCCAGGGTTTGTTGCTGCCGGCCTGCACGTGAACGACGCCCAGACCCGGATTGCAAATTATTCACAGTGGGAGCGGCGCGAGGATTTTTTGGCCATGTTGCGGACTCCGGAAATGCGCGACCGCAACCGCAAGATCAATGAGCTTTGCAAAAGCTTTGAGCCGGTCATGTATGATGTAGCCGAGACATTTGGCTGAGACATGATCTGAATCAACGTAGACGGCACGGAGAACAGGCAGGATCAGAGCGTCTTTAGAAAAAGGAGCGCGATCCATGTATCATAATATCCTTGTACCGATTTCCTTTGACACCGAGCGGGACATCTCGGGCCCGCTCAAACTGGCCGAGTTGCTGGCGACCCCCGAGGCGCAGATCACCCTGCTGCATGTGGTCGAGCATATTCCGGCCTATGCAATCTCTTACATGCCGACCGATTATCTGGTCGAGACCCGCGTGGCCATCGAACGCGAGTTGCAGGCGCTGGCTGATCCGTTGCCCAATGCCAAGGCGGTCGTGATCGAAGGGCACAAGGGGCGGTCGATCCTGGATTGGGCCGAAGAGAACAAGCCGGACCTCATCATTGTGGCGTCGCATCGGCCCGGCATGCAGGATCTGCTGCTGGGGTCTACTGCGACCCAAATCGTGCGCAATGCGCGCTGCGCGATCCATGTGGTGCGTTAGATCGCGTTGATCCAGATCAGCACAAGGAAGGGGAGGGCGGCGAGAAACAGACCAACGCCCTGCCATTTCTCGCTGCGGGCCAATAACACGGCCGGGATGATCACGATGGCCAGGGCCAGAAAGCCGACCATCAAAAAGCCATAGGCCATGCCTTGGCCGGCGGCATCTGAAGGTGTCATGGCGATATTCACCCAGGCCAAGCACAGAAAAATGAACTGCCCGCCTGCGATCATGTAAATGGCAAAACGCATAGGCTGAAGCATAGCACAGTTTTGTGGTTTACCCTAGGTGAGGTCTGAGGGTTTCAGCAGGAATGCTTTGCCAAAGCCCCCATTCAACAGCCCGTCTGCGATCTGAAATCGGACAAACCGAAAGTCTGCGAAATCGACATAAAGCTTGGCCTTTGGGCGCAAGCTCAGATACCGCGCGCGCAGTGCCGCGTGCTCGGGGCTGCTACGGTCTAGAAAGCGGGCGGTGCAGTGCAGCGTCAACCGGGGGTGGGTTAGCGGGTCGCCTTTTTCACCAGGCTCTCCGAGCAACAATGCGCAGGCCGGGTTGGCCTCGAGAGCCGCGGTGTGTGTCGACAGCTGCGAGATCAGAGAGACAAGCACCCCCTGTGTATCCGTTGTACAGGCGATGCGCGTGACCGAAGGGGCCGTGCGGCCGGGCTGGATCACGGCCAGGGAAGCAAAGGTGGCGGTGTCCATCAAGTCGCGCGCGATGGCGCGGGCCGGGTCGTCGGCTGGTTGGAACGGGTCTGTTCGGGGCATGGGGGATCCTGATGATGCTATATTCTGATTGTTTTTATCGGGATTTAGGCGATCTCCGCAACTGCTCACCTATGGACAGTTCACACAGATTCCGTAGTGTGCGCGCATGACACAGAGTACTGATGACGAGTTGCGCGCACTGCGCGAAGAGATTGCCAAGTTCAATGGGCATCGATTTGTACGGGTCCAGAACTCGATCTGGCTGATGTTGTGGCAGGCCCTGCTGCGTGGCATGGCCGTAGGTTTGGGCACGGTGATCGGTGCCTCGATCCTTGTCTCAGTGGTGGTCTATATGCTCAGCCAGATCGACTTTTTGCCGATCATTGGCGATTGGGCCAAGGAGATCTCGCAAGAGATCCAGAATTCCACCGGCGTTGATGCCGATGGCGCGACGGACTGACGCCATGACCCGGAACGAGTTCAACGCATATTGTGCAGACCTCAAAGCCACGACCCATGTGGTGCAATGGGGCAATTCGGACGTGTGGAAGGTGGGTGGCAAGGTCTTTGCGCTGTGCGGTTGGAACGACGGCGCGGATGCGTTCACCTTCAAGGCGACGGACATTGCCTATGAGGTTCTGCAGGATGCGCCCGGCATCCGTCCGGCGCCCTATCTGGCGTCCCGGGGTATGAAATGGCTGCAGGTCTATGAAGAGCGCGGGATGAGCGATGCCTCTTTGAGGGAGCATATCGTGACGTCTTATGATCTGGTGGTGGCGAAGCTGACCAAGAAGCTGCGGGCGGAACTGGGGCTCTAGCTCAGGACAGCGCAGCCCCTGCGCAGTTGCGGAACTTGCGCACCTCGGGGGCAGCACCCTTGAGCGGGAAGTACACGGTTTGTGTCTGGGTAAAGGCCATGGCGGTGTCGTTGAATTCTAACCCGTCCAGTACATTGCCAAACCCGGTGTCGGCCGCGGTGAGGTCAAAGCGATCCTTGGACAGGGCATGCCGGGCGGTTGCAATCTCGATCGGATCGGATCCGTCGAAACGCATCGCAAACCACGGTGAGGTCGCCCAAGTGTGCGCCTTCAAGGTAACCGTCAGCGTGTAGAGCGGTTTGCTCGGGTCATGGGTGAGAAAGATCTGCGCCTCTTCGGTGTCGTGTGACAGGGTGCAGACGTCGCCTTGGGTCGCGTGCCATCCAAGGGCGGGAGTACCGAAGCACAGAAAGGTCAGTAGAAATCGCATGCTGAAAGTGTAGACCGCACAGCGCGCTGGGCAAGCGGGGGAGGCGCGCCGCACCCGAAATCTTTGAAAGATTTCGGACCGCATTCTTTTTAAGAATGCGCCACCGCAGGACGGGTGAGCCAGCGTATGGGCGCGCGGTTACAAAAGATCACGATCTGGCCACCGTTCTCGACCACCTGATACCCGCGTCTTTCGATTTCCGCCATGAAATGCCCCATCCCCGCAAACCGCTCGATATCCCTCGCCTTGCGACGGATCACACCGCCCTGCAGTCTTGATCGGATTTTGAAAGTATCCCATTTCGGAAATGCAACTGAAATAGATTTTGCTACTCACCTTCGACCTATTCCAAGTCAGCAGTTTATTCTCCAGATTCTCCATCCAGAAGTAGTTCGAAGTCTTCTAGCTGCTTGGTTATCGAGGAATCGTCAGCTCGCCAAATTGTCCCATCTTCAAATCTAACAATCGCAACGTAAGCCAACCCATGCCCATGTCGGCGAAACAGAAAGGCTGATCCGGGGCGTTGCTCCCAGCCGGGATCGTCACTCGCGTCAACCACAACCCGGTCCATTGCATAGCCAACGAATGGTCGCCCCATATCCCGATTAAATGCATCAAAAATGTAAAACCCCAAACCATACGCTTCGATCGGTTGGTTGGATGTATTTTTTACATTCGCTCTGTGGATGACTGTACCGTCTCCGACGCGGTCTGGAGATTTATAGCGGTTTGTGTAGTTTGTAATTTCTAATGGTGCATCCTCCTGTAGGAGAATAGTGGCCTTTTCTGCATGAGCAGTTGGCGCGAGTATGCTGAGGCAGCAAAGTAAAGCGTATTTTCCAAGCATCTTCATGAAGTATTTTCCAATAATGTAGGCGGGGGGAATATCTCATGAGTCTTGAGTTTATACAACTTATTATCTTTTCCGCCGCTTCACATTCCCACCCCGCTGCCCCGGCCTCCCTGCCGTGGACCGACCCCGCGCTTTAACCGCGTCCTCGGACGCCTTTTCAACCGCCCATTGGCGGGCCATGGGGTCGTCGGCGACGGCCAGATCGACCGCTTCCAGGCGTTTGATCTCGTCGCGCAGATTGGCGGCCTCTTCGAATTCCAGGTTCTCGGCGGCCTTGCGCATCTGTTCTCGCAGCCCGTCCAGATGCGCCTCGAGGTTCGCGCCGTGCATCGGCTTTTCGATGGTGGCGGTGACGCGGTTCATGTCGACGTCGCCTTGGTAGAGGCCCGCCAGCACATCTTCGACGTTCTTTTTCACCGTTGCGGGCGTGATCCCGTGTTCCTCGTTATAAGCGATCTGTTTGGCGCGGCGGCGGTTGGTTTCACCCAACGCGCGTTCCATTGAGCCGGTGATCTTGTCGGCGTACATGATCACGCGCCCCTCGGCGTTCCGTGCGGCGCGGCCGATGGTTTGCACCAGTGAGGTTTCCGAGCGCAAGAACCCCTCTTTGTCGGCATCCAGAATGGCGACCAGCCCGCATTCGGGGATATCCAGACCCTCGCGCAGCAGGTTGATGCCGATCAGCACGTCGAACGCCCCAAGGCGCAGATCGCGCAGGATTTCGATCCGTTCCAGCGTGTCGATGTCGGAATGCATGTAGCGGACCTTGATGCCCTGCTCGTGCATGTATTCGGTCAGGTCCTCGGCCATGCGTTTGGTCAGCGTCGTCACCAGCGTGCGGAAGCCATCGGCGGCGACCTTGCGCACCTCATCCAGCAGATCGTCGACCTGCATCTCTACAGGGCGAATTTCAACTTCGGGATCCAAGAGGCCCGTGGGGCGGATGACCTGTTCGGTGAAGACGCCGCCGGTCTGTTCGATCTCCCACTTCGCGGGGGTGGCCGAGACAAAAACCGATTGGGGCCGCATGGCGTCC contains:
- a CDS encoding universal stress protein, which codes for MYHNILVPISFDTERDISGPLKLAELLATPEAQITLLHVVEHIPAYAISYMPTDYLVETRVAIERELQALADPLPNAKAVVIEGHKGRSILDWAEENKPDLIIVASHRPGMQDLLLGSTATQIVRNARCAIHVVR
- a CDS encoding antibiotic biosynthesis monooxygenase family protein, translated to MPNISKAAQVQTVITTFEMTPGTCQDLLEALTDAYADFISKQPGFVAAGLHVNDAQTRIANYSQWERREDFLAMLRTPEMRDRNRKINELCKSFEPVMYDVAETFG
- the parA gene encoding ParA family partition ATPase; the protein is MGHVITIAQQKGGSGKTTMAVNLAVAFAKAGKSVALMDTDPQGSAGRWFMTRLEATDNDPGLEFSTASAWGVTYEVRKLAEAHDIVLIDTPPKADSDLRPAMRASDLVLIPVATSHLDLWAVEMVLYLADRESKPAMMVMTRARAGTRLDAEVTEKARELEADVAQSQLANRVVYAETLGQGRTVSESSNRTAKAEVTGLMQEIEGVLKNL
- a CDS encoding DUF5665 domain-containing protein, which produces MTQSTDDELRALREEIAKFNGHRFVRVQNSIWLMLWQALLRGMAVGLGTVIGASILVSVVVYMLSQIDFLPIIGDWAKEISQEIQNSTGVDADGATD
- a CDS encoding MmcQ/YjbR family DNA-binding protein — encoded protein: MTRNEFNAYCADLKATTHVVQWGNSDVWKVGGKVFALCGWNDGADAFTFKATDIAYEVLQDAPGIRPAPYLASRGMKWLQVYEERGMSDASLREHIVTSYDLVVAKLTKKLRAELGL
- a CDS encoding HugZ family pyridoxamine 5'-phosphate oxidase, yielding MPRTDPFQPADDPARAIARDLMDTATFASLAVIQPGRTAPSVTRIACTTDTQGVLVSLISQLSTHTAALEANPACALLLGEPGEKGDPLTHPRLTLHCTARFLDRSSPEHAALRARYLSLRPKAKLYVDFADFRFVRFQIADGLLNGGFGKAFLLKPSDLT
- a CDS encoding glycosyl hydrolase family 28-related protein, whose protein sequence is MNKAITEGIQFMPPAFKDGLNVWSSGDGTPGSDTYDGAANAAFVPADADFGGCLELQKTSSTQKLRYMGQTPLQPGCYLQIKARVKAISGNLPSVRIAGWAGAAGNTHITGVTERADAVTLTTYGEVVEVTGIVGSGSRDGVDMPWGRTALYGHFGLDIEGANGGLIRVDDIEITDITNVFLRDMIGIVDVRDFGAVGNGSTDDSAAFEAADAAANGRTVFVPEGTYHLAQSVTFDSEVTFEGTVTMPTDRMLILTKNFDLPNYIDAFGNEELAFKKAFQALLNNVDHESLDLGGRKVAVTGPIDMQAAVPNKTSYATRRVIRNGQLEAQSSAAWDTQVYTSQATYDPSNATRLTNVANVANIPVGSLVRGNGVGREVYVRSKDVGAGEITLTAGLYDAAGTQNFAFHEFKYMLDFRGFSQLSKFAMTDIEFQCNSRCSGIRLAPSGIGFNLRDCFVSRPKDRGVTSSGWGCQGMLIDRCQFLSAEENKNVADRVSIAVNANANDVKLRDNRVTKFLHFAVLSGANSLVLGNHFFQGDSVSGGIRSAGLVIVGTYTSSAVAGNYIDNCFIEWTNEHDSTPDFVTGFSYSALSITDNIFLCGDVASWFSYIVVRPYGTGHFLNGVSVTGNKFRSINGSIDRAERVDTSFSNLNFSRSTNVHFEGNTYHGISKKSANPLRIRHDQNSASQTWVIDPDGELPFGGRARGVDSVVPFNALVNGSGSTRYATPYVQLERGSNGDQVHLVFEEAVQGTAAVQVRIDK